Proteins co-encoded in one Flavobacterium fluviale genomic window:
- a CDS encoding FecR family protein: protein MKKDRLLAKWLNDDLSPDELAEFEASPDFEKYQKIKKYTAHLETDDFDENTMLSNILSQKKPAPKVVPLYRKWMFRAAAIFVLAFGVTFAMKVFMSETETADFGKKTTFSLPDHSEVVLNSGSEINYKKWNWDNNRHLELKGEAYFKVAKGKRFEVETNLGKVTVLGTQFNVKNRKNRFDVVCYEGRVKVNYASTEILLTHGQSVSFENGKQVKMTVNSSKPEWMNNQICFYQENIQSLLEEVERQYNIKIELNAKDTISLFTGKLPAKDLTTALQIISTTYHLKAKKVSENKIIFDEK from the coding sequence ATGAAAAAAGATCGCTTATTAGCAAAATGGCTCAACGATGATTTATCTCCGGATGAATTGGCGGAATTTGAGGCGAGCCCTGATTTTGAAAAATACCAAAAGATAAAGAAATATACAGCTCATCTAGAGACAGATGACTTTGATGAAAATACTATGCTGTCTAACATTTTAAGCCAGAAAAAACCAGCTCCAAAAGTTGTTCCGTTATACAGAAAATGGATGTTTCGAGCTGCTGCTATATTTGTCCTCGCATTTGGAGTTACCTTTGCGATGAAAGTTTTTATGTCTGAGACAGAAACTGCAGACTTTGGAAAAAAGACCACTTTTTCACTACCCGATCATTCTGAAGTAGTGTTAAACTCCGGTTCTGAAATAAACTATAAAAAGTGGAACTGGGACAATAACAGACATCTTGAGTTAAAAGGAGAAGCGTATTTCAAGGTTGCAAAAGGAAAACGTTTTGAAGTGGAAACAAACTTGGGAAAAGTAACCGTTTTAGGAACACAGTTTAATGTTAAAAACAGAAAAAACAGGTTTGATGTGGTGTGTTATGAAGGACGTGTAAAAGTAAATTATGCTTCGACTGAAATTCTGTTAACCCACGGTCAAAGCGTGAGTTTTGAAAACGGAAAGCAGGTTAAAATGACTGTAAATTCGTCGAAACCAGAATGGATGAACAATCAAATATGCTTTTATCAGGAAAACATACAAAGCCTTTTGGAAGAGGTTGAAAGACAATACAATATTAAGATCGAGTTAAACGCCAAAGACACGATCTCTTTATTTACAGGAAAGTTACCTGCTAAAGACTTAACTACAGCTTTGCAGATTATCAGTACCACGTATCATCTAAAAGCCAAAAAAGTCTCTGAAAACAAAATAATTTTTGACGAAAAATAA
- a CDS encoding OB-fold protein produces MKRRKTAIVTAVLLIMISAGIYFYYGFLFKEARNIESETPDYTITAVKLLEDYNTNPKKADSLYLNKTIEIIGRVTKETDSVITLENTVFCLFNQKLKNKSANTITRVKGKCIGYDELFQEVKLDQCTLLNKQIN; encoded by the coding sequence ATGAAAAGAAGAAAAACAGCAATAGTAACTGCCGTATTACTAATAATGATTTCAGCAGGTATCTACTTTTACTACGGATTCCTATTTAAAGAAGCCCGGAATATCGAATCAGAAACTCCTGATTACACTATAACTGCCGTAAAACTACTGGAAGATTATAACACGAATCCCAAAAAAGCCGATTCTTTATACCTCAACAAGACTATTGAAATTATAGGCAGAGTAACCAAAGAAACAGATTCTGTGATCACTCTTGAAAATACAGTTTTCTGTCTCTTCAATCAAAAACTAAAAAATAAATCTGCAAATACTATTACTAGAGTTAAAGGTAAATGTATCGGATACGATGAACTTTTTCAAGAAGTCAAATTAGACCAATGCACATTATTAAACAAACAAATCAATTAA
- a CDS encoding SDR family oxidoreductase, with protein MKILLTGATGYIGKRLMPMLVRQGHDVVCCVRDKNRFYFPEEFENKLQIIEVDFLDPKSLENIPSDIDAAYYLIHSMSGSAANYDELESIAANYFVEKLSKTKCRQIIYLSGIVNDKSLSKHLSSRKAVEDILKAGIIPATTLRAGIIVGSGSASFEIIRDLVDKLPVMITPKWLNTKCQPIAISDVLEFLLKSLLNPIVYDKSFDIGGPDILTYKQMLLEFAKAKKLKRYIFTVPVMTPKLSSYWLYFVTSTSFKLASALVSSMKVEVICNDNRINNLLGVTPISYKEALQRALVKINEDAIISSWKDSQISGRFKGNVASYLKVPKRNCFIDRRKREIKDREYTIARIWSIGGETGWYYADWLWDLRGFIDKIFGGVGTRRGRTNKKEIHAGDALDFWRVVYANKKEGKLVLYAEMKLPGEAWLEFKIIHNTLYQAATFRPKGILGKLYWYSVLPFHGFIFNGMINKLTEK; from the coding sequence ATGAAAATTCTCCTAACAGGTGCAACAGGTTATATTGGTAAAAGATTAATGCCAATGCTAGTCCGTCAAGGACATGATGTTGTATGCTGTGTCAGGGATAAAAACAGGTTTTATTTTCCTGAGGAATTTGAAAATAAACTTCAGATTATTGAAGTAGATTTTCTAGACCCGAAATCACTCGAAAACATTCCTTCCGATATTGATGCGGCCTATTATCTTATTCATTCCATGTCAGGTTCGGCTGCAAATTATGATGAACTCGAAAGTATTGCCGCTAATTATTTCGTTGAGAAATTAAGTAAGACCAAATGCAGGCAGATAATCTACTTGAGCGGCATTGTAAACGACAAATCTCTGTCTAAACATTTGTCTTCACGAAAAGCTGTAGAGGATATTTTAAAAGCAGGAATTATTCCTGCCACGACTTTAAGAGCCGGAATTATTGTTGGATCTGGAAGCGCTTCATTTGAAATTATACGAGATTTGGTAGATAAACTTCCAGTTATGATTACTCCAAAGTGGCTCAATACCAAATGCCAGCCAATCGCAATAAGTGATGTTTTGGAGTTTTTATTAAAATCACTTTTAAACCCAATAGTTTACGATAAGAGTTTTGATATTGGCGGGCCGGATATATTAACTTATAAACAGATGCTTTTGGAATTTGCTAAAGCAAAAAAACTCAAAAGATACATTTTTACGGTGCCGGTAATGACTCCAAAACTATCTTCTTATTGGTTGTATTTTGTTACTTCTACTTCTTTTAAACTTGCCTCTGCTTTGGTCAGCAGTATGAAAGTAGAGGTAATATGTAATGATAACCGAATAAATAATTTATTAGGAGTTACGCCAATCAGTTACAAAGAAGCGCTGCAAAGGGCTTTGGTAAAAATTAACGAAGATGCAATAATTTCCAGCTGGAAAGATTCTCAAATAAGCGGACGATTTAAAGGAAACGTAGCAAGCTATCTTAAAGTTCCTAAAAGAAATTGTTTTATTGACCGACGAAAAAGAGAGATTAAAGATAGAGAATATACCATTGCTAGAATCTGGTCTATAGGCGGAGAAACAGGCTGGTATTACGCAGACTGGCTTTGGGATCTGCGTGGTTTTATTGACAAAATTTTTGGCGGTGTAGGCACCAGAAGAGGAAGAACAAATAAAAAGGAGATTCACGCTGGTGATGCATTAGATTTTTGGCGGGTAGTTTATGCCAATAAGAAAGAAGGAAAATTGGTGCTGTATGCCGAAATGAAACTTCCAGGAGAGGCTTGGCTGGAGTTTAAAATTATACATAATACTTTATATCAGGCAGCTACTTTCAGACCCAAAGGAATTCTAGGTAAACTATACTGGTATTCTGTACTGCCTTTTCACGGATTTATTTTCAACGGAATGATTAATAAACTGACGGAAAAATAG
- a CDS encoding TonB-dependent receptor, with protein sequence MKFIFSLMLLGLFNIGLAQNVTITGKITSENNEAVSYASISIKTLKKNTVSDDKGNFEITNLAPGKYTVYFSAMGFTVEERNVELIESQNLDLSIILKENVNTLQTVEITGRKEKSYRNTKSFIGAKTEIALKDLPQAVSYATKELIADQGSIRVGEVVKNFSGVSQFTFYDDISIRGFRINGGSNTQLLNGMRTSTGFWKQPLANYLERVEVLKGPSSALFGNASPGGVINRVTKKPLDQAANSVSFSTGSFNTLRALADFTGPLTEDKSLLYRLNLGYENANSFRDLQFDKNIVLAPSLSFLPNDKTSVNFDLIYTSSKSILDRGQSTYEDNLYSTKISNSLNSTNDYLNEETYIVTTSLNHQFTDRLSFSGSYIRTGYTEDLLEHRGANKYASAGDGTTIPTSIEMQVFMRKRKRYIDNLSAFFKYEAKTGPLDHNLILGYDYAQEQVPAGGSQLQATGYRNAANTGSIATYNPANKANYLLDAKGNPVPNVAHFDLTNPSASQQLKDMSKYFYAARPFDPTFYSLYGVYLQDHIKFGAFQALIGVRYDEYTDKENYKKAAEKKVKQHSFLPRFGLTYTLNPNINLYGTYVKGYNPQTASSLSNPNAGGPFDPLESNMIEFGGKSSWFKEKLFVTVALFKIQQKNTLYPANDTANPDLMRAIGEEESKGIEIDLNGNITRNWSISAAYSYNEAAITESPIESEIERQKPNTPRQQGNLWTRYNFTDGALKDFGLAFGTNFATTRTLSQTDTQTLPGYTLFNAALYYNINKFKIQVNANNILNKTYWVGGYDFIRLFPGAPSNWLLTLGYSF encoded by the coding sequence ATGAAGTTTATATTCTCACTAATGCTCTTAGGCCTCTTTAATATTGGCCTCGCACAAAATGTCACAATTACCGGAAAAATCACTTCCGAAAATAATGAAGCTGTTTCTTATGCTTCTATCTCAATCAAAACCCTTAAAAAAAACACTGTTTCCGATGACAAGGGAAATTTTGAAATCACAAATCTCGCTCCTGGAAAATACACTGTTTACTTCTCGGCAATGGGATTCACAGTGGAAGAAAGAAATGTAGAACTAATTGAAAGTCAAAATCTTGATCTTTCAATTATTTTAAAGGAAAACGTTAATACTTTACAGACTGTAGAAATTACGGGACGTAAAGAGAAATCATACCGAAACACAAAATCTTTTATAGGAGCAAAAACAGAAATTGCTTTAAAAGATTTGCCGCAAGCAGTATCGTATGCTACCAAAGAATTAATAGCCGATCAGGGTTCCATCCGCGTAGGCGAAGTAGTTAAAAACTTCAGCGGGGTAAGCCAGTTTACTTTTTATGACGATATTTCGATTAGAGGTTTTAGAATAAATGGAGGCAGTAACACTCAGTTGCTGAATGGTATGCGAACCTCTACAGGATTTTGGAAACAACCGCTTGCCAATTATTTGGAACGTGTTGAGGTTCTAAAAGGACCATCTTCTGCTTTGTTTGGAAATGCTTCTCCTGGAGGAGTTATCAACAGAGTAACCAAAAAACCTTTGGATCAGGCTGCCAACAGCGTGAGTTTTTCTACAGGAAGTTTCAATACTTTGAGAGCTTTAGCCGATTTTACAGGTCCTTTAACAGAAGATAAATCACTTTTATACCGATTGAATTTAGGTTATGAAAATGCCAATTCTTTCAGGGATTTACAATTCGATAAAAATATTGTCCTTGCTCCTTCCCTGTCTTTCCTTCCAAATGACAAAACAAGTGTCAATTTTGATTTGATTTATACGAGTTCAAAAAGTATACTAGACCGCGGCCAATCGACATACGAAGACAATTTGTATTCTACTAAAATTTCAAACTCCTTAAATTCTACCAATGATTATTTAAATGAGGAAACATATATTGTAACAACTTCACTAAACCATCAATTTACAGACCGTTTGTCATTTTCTGGATCGTACATCCGTACAGGTTATACAGAAGATCTTTTAGAGCATAGAGGTGCCAATAAATACGCATCTGCCGGTGACGGAACTACAATCCCGACTTCTATAGAAATGCAGGTTTTTATGCGTAAACGTAAACGTTATATCGATAATCTTTCGGCATTCTTTAAATACGAAGCCAAAACTGGACCATTAGACCATAACTTAATCCTGGGTTACGATTATGCGCAGGAACAAGTACCTGCCGGAGGTTCTCAATTGCAGGCAACAGGATATAGAAATGCTGCTAATACAGGATCAATTGCTACCTATAACCCTGCCAATAAAGCTAATTATTTATTGGATGCTAAAGGAAACCCAGTGCCAAACGTGGCTCATTTTGACCTGACAAACCCCTCTGCATCACAGCAGTTAAAAGACATGAGCAAGTATTTTTATGCTGCACGTCCTTTTGATCCAACTTTTTATTCTTTGTATGGAGTTTATCTTCAGGATCATATTAAGTTTGGTGCTTTTCAGGCATTAATTGGAGTGCGCTACGACGAATATACCGATAAGGAAAACTATAAGAAAGCTGCAGAAAAGAAAGTAAAACAACATTCGTTTTTACCGCGTTTTGGACTGACTTATACTCTTAATCCTAACATTAATTTGTACGGAACTTACGTAAAAGGTTACAACCCGCAGACAGCTTCTTCTTTATCAAATCCAAATGCGGGCGGACCTTTTGATCCGTTAGAAAGTAATATGATTGAATTTGGTGGAAAATCTTCATGGTTCAAAGAAAAGCTTTTTGTGACTGTTGCTCTTTTCAAAATTCAACAGAAAAACACGCTTTATCCAGCAAACGATACTGCAAATCCAGATTTAATGCGAGCAATTGGAGAAGAAGAATCGAAAGGTATTGAAATTGATTTGAATGGAAATATCACACGAAACTGGAGTATTTCTGCTGCTTATTCGTATAATGAGGCTGCAATTACTGAAAGTCCGATTGAATCTGAAATTGAAAGACAAAAACCAAACACGCCACGCCAACAGGGTAATTTATGGACACGTTACAATTTTACAGACGGAGCTCTGAAAGATTTTGGACTTGCCTTTGGAACTAATTTTGCCACTACTCGTACATTAAGCCAGACCGACACTCAAACTTTGCCAGGCTACACTTTATTTAATGCGGCATTATATTACAACATTAATAAATTTAAGATTCAGGTAAATGCCAATAATATACTGAATAAAACGTATTGGGTCGGCGGTTACGATTTTATCCGTTTGTTCCCTGGTGCGCCTTCAAACTGGCTTTTAACCTTGGGGTACTCTTTTTAA
- a CDS encoding PAS domain-containing sensor histidine kinase: MYQNMRLLKDIVDNTPLPIAVYSGENLRIELANIAMTQVWGKGNDVVGKNYLDILPEISTDVFFDQAVNVLKTGIPFHAKDKKVDLISNGITKSYYFNYSFIPLTDEQGEIYGVMNTGADVTDLHLAKQQVQSAEEKLRIAIESSGMGTYEIDLATNAIKTSGNFNSIWSVGSEISNEDLIAKLHPDDVAVREKAHKEALLTEKINYEARIINDDQSSKWTKINGQIIKDENGTPTTVIGIIQDINEQRKFEEELKKQVAQSTEELRRSNDDLLHFASVVSHDLREPLRKIKIFNALLRDEKNTDFTEKSQKYISKVDQSAERMNNIIEGILSYSTVDKNTQTKEKIDLNEVIEDIKTDLELVIKEKGAILNTGNLPVIEGAPILITQLFYNLIQNALKFSKADRPPRVIIRCYETILNNEDAVKIVIKDNGIGLDAAFAERIFTAFERLNSKDQYEGNGLGLALCRKIAKRHHGTITATGEKDNGAEFTVILPLKQSGAQSI; the protein is encoded by the coding sequence ATGTATCAAAATATGAGGCTCTTAAAAGATATTGTTGATAATACGCCACTGCCAATTGCAGTTTATTCTGGAGAAAATCTCCGAATTGAACTTGCGAATATTGCTATGACTCAAGTTTGGGGAAAAGGTAATGATGTCGTAGGAAAAAATTATCTCGATATTCTTCCCGAAATTAGCACAGATGTTTTTTTTGATCAGGCAGTCAATGTATTGAAAACTGGAATTCCCTTTCACGCCAAAGACAAAAAAGTAGACCTGATTAGTAATGGCATCACAAAATCATATTATTTCAATTACAGCTTCATTCCTCTCACTGATGAACAGGGAGAAATATATGGTGTAATGAATACTGGTGCAGACGTAACCGATCTACATTTGGCAAAACAGCAGGTTCAAAGTGCTGAAGAAAAACTTAGAATTGCCATAGAATCTTCTGGAATGGGGACTTACGAAATAGATCTCGCTACTAATGCCATCAAAACTTCTGGAAATTTTAACTCTATCTGGTCTGTTGGATCTGAAATATCCAATGAAGACCTGATTGCAAAACTGCATCCTGATGATGTAGCTGTACGAGAGAAAGCTCATAAAGAAGCTTTACTGACTGAAAAAATCAATTATGAAGCACGAATTATAAATGATGATCAGTCCTCTAAATGGACTAAAATCAATGGTCAGATTATTAAAGATGAAAATGGCACGCCAACAACTGTAATTGGCATTATTCAGGATATTAATGAGCAGCGAAAATTTGAAGAAGAACTGAAAAAACAAGTAGCACAAAGTACCGAAGAATTAAGAAGGTCTAATGACGATTTACTGCATTTTGCCAGCGTGGTCAGCCATGATTTAAGAGAACCATTAAGAAAAATTAAAATCTTTAATGCACTTTTAAGAGATGAAAAGAACACGGATTTTACTGAAAAAAGTCAAAAATATATTTCTAAAGTAGATCAATCTGCTGAAAGGATGAATAATATAATTGAAGGAATTCTTTCTTACTCTACAGTAGATAAAAACACCCAGACCAAAGAAAAAATTGACCTTAATGAGGTTATAGAAGATATAAAAACTGATCTGGAATTGGTGATAAAAGAGAAAGGCGCTATATTAAACACAGGTAATCTTCCCGTAATAGAAGGAGCTCCTATTTTAATTACACAGCTTTTTTATAACCTGATACAAAATGCCTTGAAATTTTCAAAAGCAGACAGACCACCAAGAGTTATTATTAGATGTTATGAAACAATTCTAAATAATGAAGATGCGGTAAAAATAGTTATTAAAGACAATGGTATTGGTTTAGATGCTGCTTTTGCCGAGAGGATTTTTACTGCATTCGAAAGACTAAATTCTAAAGATCAATACGAAGGAAATGGTCTCGGTCTTGCCCTTTGCAGAAAAATAGCTAAAAGACATCACGGAACTATTACTGCTACAGGTGAAAAGGACAATGGAGCTGAATTTACAGTAATTCTTCCCTTAAAACAATCTGGGGCACAATCTATTTAA
- a CDS encoding PepSY-associated TM helix domain-containing protein, protein MNKTFKKNIGFLHLWLGLASGLIVFIVALTGSILVFEKEIDAFVNPEFYEVSSIGTTKLPVDLYVAAISKKYAITELDRIQTYQDPKRTVIISGTDADKNDQIFSVDPYSGKVLGQTAEKSRFFSVVLDLHRHLILGDAGKFITGCSCLIFVFLLISGLILWWPKKMKNLKQRLTVKWSASFKRVNWDFHSTFGFYSFLFLLTISLTGLTWSFKWFECGIYLFADGTTKKPSAKVENPTKVDPKLDKTYFYQNIFSKTDSIYKYTGDTQIRIPSDTINSIMVIKLNLEKSIPNISSMAYFDKYTGELLKIKPYEAFSNGDKVRRLIYPIHTGSIYGYPTKILAFLVCLFAATLPITGLLIWLGRKKKK, encoded by the coding sequence ATGAATAAAACATTTAAAAAAAATATTGGATTTTTACATTTATGGCTCGGACTTGCGTCCGGGCTTATTGTATTTATAGTTGCACTTACCGGAAGCATTTTAGTTTTTGAAAAAGAAATTGATGCTTTTGTCAATCCCGAATTTTACGAAGTTTCTAGTATCGGAACAACGAAATTGCCCGTTGACCTTTATGTCGCTGCCATCAGCAAAAAATATGCAATCACAGAATTAGATCGTATTCAGACTTATCAAGATCCCAAAAGAACTGTAATTATTTCTGGAACAGATGCCGATAAAAATGACCAGATTTTTTCTGTTGATCCATACAGTGGAAAAGTTTTGGGCCAAACTGCCGAAAAAAGCAGGTTTTTTTCTGTGGTATTGGATTTACATCGTCATTTAATTTTGGGTGATGCTGGAAAATTTATTACAGGCTGCAGTTGTCTTATTTTTGTTTTTCTACTCATTTCGGGTCTTATTTTATGGTGGCCGAAAAAAATGAAAAACCTAAAGCAAAGACTGACTGTAAAATGGAGCGCTTCTTTTAAAAGAGTCAATTGGGATTTTCATTCCACATTTGGATTCTACAGCTTTTTGTTTCTTCTCACAATATCACTTACTGGACTAACCTGGTCTTTTAAATGGTTTGAATGCGGTATTTATTTATTTGCGGACGGAACCACAAAAAAACCTTCGGCTAAAGTTGAAAACCCAACAAAAGTTGATCCTAAATTGGATAAAACCTATTTCTATCAAAACATATTTTCAAAAACTGACAGTATTTATAAATATACAGGAGACACTCAAATCAGAATCCCTTCTGACACAATAAACAGTATCATGGTCATTAAACTAAATCTTGAAAAATCTATACCGAACATTTCGAGTATGGCTTATTTTGATAAATATACAGGCGAACTCTTAAAAATAAAACCTTATGAAGCGTTTAGTAATGGCGATAAAGTAAGGCGTCTTATTTATCCCATTCATACAGGAAGTATCTATGGTTATCCAACAAAAATTCTAGCTTTTTTGGTCTGTCTTTTTGCGGCGACACTGCCTATTACGGGTTTGTTGATATGGCTTGGAAGGAAGAAGAAAAAGTAA
- a CDS encoding TonB-dependent receptor has product MPFKKIILDIEKQHDVNFNYTEDNIAGLEINPPKRSLSLEQKLEYLEKKTDLSFENIGNKFINIYKKDNAPEMICGYVISDADKKPIANANISLPDKTQFTTDSEGYFEFIKEDKTTFTISHVGFISKRITASNLDSKNCPQIFLEPEITELHEIKANSILASGISKNNDGSFIIKPKKFGILPGLIEPDALQTMQQIPGVNSLDESVSSINVRGGTHDQNLFLWNGIRMFQTGHFFGLISVFNPNLAHTISIYKNGSSAFYGESVSSVVAISSTAETAEKNTFSAGINMINADVYAKYNLSKKSYIEISARKSITDFVETPTYKEYFNKVFQNTTITDFSQNQNVNYQSDKKFGFYDATLKYAQKIGSKDQIILDLITIKDNLEVFQSATVYNTNKSEDNVLRQQNYGGNLSWRRNWNSFNTTKINFYNSSYELLANQKTTLGDQVVIQENTVNNNGINLENNHIINSNFSFNEGYQFNEIGITNLEQVTNPDFYRRVKDVLRTHALIVEGKYNDTISKIYFKAGMRLNYIEKFKKYIAEPRIQLAYGISKNLNLELLGEIKSQNSQQIIDLQKDYFGIEKRRWIISNNTTIPIQKSRQLSLNLFYKKNDWLLDIENFYKKVIGITTSSQGFQNQLEFVRTTGNYEVWGTEMLIQKKINQFLTWFSYTYNENNYHFPNYEYPTFPNNFELTHTLSWAGIYEKNNFKIALGTKWSSGRPKTSPDFAQIDPSDPVLFYNRPNNTNLHIFSQVNISSTYKWETSNGIQYKIGISILNILNRKNEISEYYRISSLTNSIEEVDTFSLQRTPNVSFRVSF; this is encoded by the coding sequence ATGCCTTTCAAAAAAATAATTCTTGACATTGAAAAACAACATGATGTCAATTTTAATTACACGGAGGATAACATTGCAGGATTGGAAATCAATCCTCCAAAAAGATCTCTTTCGTTAGAACAAAAACTGGAATATCTGGAAAAAAAAACGGATTTATCTTTTGAAAATATTGGAAACAAATTCATCAATATTTATAAAAAAGATAACGCCCCAGAAATGATCTGCGGTTATGTTATTTCAGACGCTGATAAAAAACCTATTGCAAACGCTAATATTAGTTTGCCTGACAAAACTCAGTTTACCACCGATTCAGAAGGTTATTTTGAATTTATAAAAGAAGACAAAACTACTTTTACAATTAGTCACGTAGGTTTTATATCCAAAAGAATTACGGCCAGCAATTTGGATTCTAAAAATTGTCCACAGATATTTTTGGAACCTGAAATAACAGAACTGCACGAGATAAAAGCCAATTCAATTTTAGCATCAGGAATTTCCAAAAACAACGACGGATCGTTTATAATTAAACCTAAAAAATTTGGTATACTTCCCGGACTTATCGAACCTGATGCTTTACAGACTATGCAGCAGATTCCTGGTGTAAACAGTCTTGACGAAAGTGTTTCCAGCATTAATGTTAGAGGCGGTACACACGACCAGAATTTATTTTTATGGAATGGAATCCGAATGTTTCAAACGGGACATTTTTTTGGTTTAATATCTGTTTTCAATCCCAACTTAGCACATACAATTTCTATCTATAAAAACGGAAGTTCTGCTTTTTATGGCGAAAGTGTATCCAGTGTTGTGGCTATTTCTTCTACTGCCGAAACAGCAGAAAAAAACACCTTTAGTGCAGGAATCAATATGATTAATGCAGATGTCTATGCAAAATACAATCTTTCTAAAAAAAGTTATATTGAAATTTCTGCCCGTAAATCGATTACCGATTTTGTAGAGACTCCTACTTACAAAGAATATTTTAATAAGGTTTTTCAAAACACAACCATCACAGATTTTTCTCAAAATCAAAACGTAAATTATCAAAGCGACAAAAAATTTGGTTTTTACGATGCTACACTCAAATATGCCCAAAAAATAGGATCTAAAGATCAAATAATACTCGATTTAATTACCATAAAAGATAATCTGGAAGTTTTTCAAAGTGCCACTGTCTACAACACCAATAAATCAGAAGATAATGTGCTGCGCCAGCAGAATTATGGAGGAAATTTGTCATGGAGAAGAAACTGGAACAGCTTCAACACTACCAAAATTAATTTCTACAATTCTTCTTATGAACTTCTTGCCAATCAGAAAACGACTTTAGGAGATCAAGTTGTTATTCAGGAAAATACAGTTAACAATAACGGCATTAACTTGGAGAACAATCATATTATTAATTCTAATTTTAGTTTTAATGAGGGGTATCAGTTCAATGAAATTGGTATCACTAATTTGGAACAGGTAACGAATCCAGATTTTTATCGCAGGGTAAAAGATGTACTTCGAACTCATGCTTTAATTGTAGAAGGAAAATATAACGATACCATTTCCAAAATCTATTTTAAAGCTGGAATGCGCCTTAATTATATTGAAAAATTTAAAAAATACATTGCAGAACCTAGAATACAATTGGCATACGGCATCAGTAAAAATCTAAATCTGGAACTTCTGGGTGAGATTAAAAGTCAAAACTCACAGCAGATTATTGATTTACAGAAAGATTATTTTGGAATTGAAAAACGACGCTGGATCATTTCAAACAATACTACAATTCCCATTCAAAAAAGCAGGCAGTTATCTTTAAATTTATTCTATAAAAAGAATGACTGGCTTCTTGACATTGAAAATTTTTATAAAAAAGTAATCGGAATTACCACTTCCAGCCAGGGTTTTCAGAACCAGTTAGAATTTGTTCGAACTACAGGCAATTATGAAGTTTGGGGAACAGAAATGCTTATTCAAAAAAAAATAAATCAGTTTCTAACTTGGTTTAGCTATACGTACAATGAAAACAATTATCATTTCCCCAATTACGAATATCCTACTTTTCCAAATAACTTTGAGCTGACCCATACTTTATCGTGGGCGGGGATTTATGAGAAAAACAATTTCAAAATTGCTTTGGGAACAAAATGGTCTTCGGGCCGTCCAAAAACCTCTCCAGATTTTGCACAAATAGATCCTTCCGATCCTGTTTTGTTTTATAACAGACCCAATAATACCAATCTGCATATTTTCTCGCAAGTTAATATTTCTTCGACTTACAAGTGGGAAACATCAAATGGAATTCAGTACAAAATTGGAATCTCCATCTTAAATATTCTGAACCGTAAAAACGAAATCAGCGAATATTATAGAATAAGTTCCCTAACAAATTCTATAGAAGAAGTTGATACTTTTTCGCTGCAGCGAACTCCAAATGTAAGCTTTAGAGTTTCTTTTTAA
- a CDS encoding RNA polymerase sigma factor, with product MPDKNQSNTCDEIIFSSFFKSHIKALRNFLLYKFGNAEQAEDAAQEAFVKLWQNCASVPLEKAKSYIYTIANNTTLNQIAHQKVVLKYEKNFTGLDKTNQSPEYLLEEKQFQAKLLKAIENLNEKQRTAFLMHRIDGKKYSEIALELNISVKAVEKRIHLALLSLRKEIDI from the coding sequence ATGCCAGATAAAAACCAATCCAATACTTGTGATGAAATAATTTTTTCGTCTTTCTTCAAAAGTCATATCAAAGCGCTTCGGAATTTTCTTTTATACAAATTTGGCAACGCAGAGCAAGCAGAAGATGCAGCTCAGGAAGCATTCGTAAAACTTTGGCAGAACTGTGCTTCGGTGCCGTTAGAAAAGGCAAAATCATATATTTACACGATTGCGAACAACACTACTCTAAACCAGATTGCACATCAGAAAGTTGTTTTGAAATATGAAAAAAATTTTACGGGTTTAGACAAAACAAATCAAAGTCCAGAATATCTTCTGGAAGAAAAACAGTTTCAAGCCAAACTTTTAAAAGCCATAGAAAACCTAAACGAAAAACAGCGTACTGCTTTTTTGATGCATCGAATCGACGGCAAAAAATACAGTGAAATTGCCTTAGAACTCAATATCAGCGTAAAGGCAGTAGAAAAACGCATTCATTTAGCCCTTTTAAGTTTACGTAAAGAAATTGATATCTAA